A single window of Nomascus leucogenys isolate Asia chromosome 18, Asia_NLE_v1, whole genome shotgun sequence DNA harbors:
- the CHCHD1 gene encoding coiled-coil-helix-coiled-coil-helix domain-containing protein 1 — MATPSLRGRLARFGNPRKPVLKPNKPLILANRVGERRREKGEATCITEMSVMMACWKQNEFRDDACRKEIQSFLDCAARAQEARKMRSIQETLGESGSLPPNKLNKLLQRFPNKPHLS; from the exons ATGGCGACACCCAGCCTGCGGGGTCGCCTGGCACGGTTTGGGAACCCGCGAAAGCCTGTGCTGAAGCCCAATAAACCTCTCATTCTAGCTAACCGCGTCGGGGAGCGGCGCCGGGAGAAGGGCG AGGCGACTTGCATCACGGAGATGTCGGTGATGATGGCTTGCTGGAAGCAGAATGAATTCCGCGACGATGCGTGCAGAAAAGAGATCCAGAGCTTCCTCGATTGTGCCGCGAGGGCTCAG GAAGCCCGAAAGATGAGATCAATACAGGAAACCCTGGGAGAGTCTGGGAGTTTACCTCCAAATAAATTGAATAAGTTGTTACAGAGGTTTCCTAACAAACCTCATCTCAGCTGA